The Acidobacteriota bacterium genome contains a region encoding:
- the phoU gene encoding phosphate signaling complex protein PhoU — translation MAEIQTTDFNVMEAVYALTSQGVQPDRLQMEDMKSLQESALNELRDHVLLMGGEVERAIDEATRSLIERDSELAEQVLRDDDRVDALELEADQMCVRLLGMQSQAEHDLRLVVTAIKITPILERIADHACNIARAAIYLNDEPQLKPYFDLPKMSWLACDMLRLSLDAFAAADADAARGVITRDDEIDKLYDRIFHELLDRMSSDPASAGRAARLLLVAKHLERIGDYVTDICELIVYMKDALVIKHAR, via the coding sequence ATGGCAGAAATACAAACGACAGATTTCAATGTGATGGAAGCAGTCTATGCGCTGACATCGCAGGGCGTTCAGCCTGACAGGCTGCAAATGGAAGATATGAAGAGTTTGCAAGAATCCGCTCTCAACGAATTGCGTGATCATGTGCTGCTGATGGGCGGCGAAGTCGAACGCGCCATTGATGAAGCGACTCGTTCGTTGATCGAGCGCGATTCGGAACTGGCCGAGCAGGTGTTGCGCGATGACGACCGCGTGGATGCGCTGGAACTTGAGGCCGACCAAATGTGTGTTCGGTTGTTGGGTATGCAATCCCAGGCCGAACACGATTTGCGGTTGGTGGTGACGGCTATCAAAATTACGCCGATTCTGGAACGGATCGCCGATCACGCCTGCAACATTGCGCGAGCGGCAATTTATTTGAACGACGAACCGCAACTCAAACCGTATTTCGATTTGCCGAAGATGAGTTGGCTGGCCTGCGATATGTTGAGATTGTCGCTGGATGCGTTTGCAGCCGCCGATGCCGACGCGGCTCGCGGAGTGATTACGCGCGACGATGAAATTGACAAACTTTACGATCGCATTTTCCACGAATTGCTGGACAGAATGTCGAGCGACCCGGCTTCGGCGGGCAGAGCCGCACGTTTATTGCTGGTGGCCAAACACTTGGAGCGAATTGGTGATTACGTGACGGACATCTGCGAATTGATTGTTTATATGAAAGATGCGTTGGTAATAAAGCATGCCAGATGA
- a CDS encoding sodium:solute symporter family protein — protein sequence MTYLLILIGYSLLMIALGVFWSRRVAASSDFFVAGRGLSAGLIFSTLLAANIGAGSTVGATGLGYRDGLSAWWWVGSAGIGSLILAFTVGPKIWRIARDNDLFTVGDYLEFRYDRSVRGLVALLLWIGSLAILAGQLIAIAWVLNVTMDVSKPIGCLIGAVVVTIYFASGGLFGAARVNALQLVVKLVGFGLALTYLLKFNQAMNSMFYPPTGSAEKLETMKSFTGIGASGILRYLALLVPSFIISPGLLQKIFGARDEKAVRTGVALNAICLLLFAFVPALMGMIAFYNFPDLPNRELALPMLMTKSLPVWLGGLLLGAIFAAEVSTADAVLFMLSTSLSKDLYKAFIRPEADDKQLLKVAKLTAVACGGLGALLAIILRDVITALTIFYTLLSSAPLLPLIAGLYSKRISARAVIPAMLVSVIGTFALDYLTAGKGFSAIPSLIYGVGAGAVVMWLLSLTGPKK from the coding sequence ATGACCTATTTACTGATTCTGATCGGGTATTCGCTGTTGATGATCGCGCTGGGCGTTTTTTGGTCGCGACGCGTCGCGGCTTCGAGCGATTTTTTCGTCGCAGGGCGAGGATTGAGCGCGGGATTGATCTTTTCGACCTTGCTGGCCGCCAACATAGGAGCCGGTTCGACTGTCGGAGCAACGGGGTTGGGGTATCGCGACGGTTTGTCTGCCTGGTGGTGGGTGGGTTCGGCAGGCATTGGCTCGCTGATCCTGGCCTTTACCGTTGGGCCAAAAATTTGGCGCATCGCGCGCGATAACGATTTGTTCACGGTGGGTGATTACCTGGAATTTCGCTACGACCGAAGCGTTCGCGGCTTGGTGGCATTGCTGCTGTGGATTGGTTCGCTGGCAATTTTGGCTGGACAATTGATCGCCATCGCCTGGGTGTTGAATGTCACAATGGACGTGAGCAAACCCATCGGCTGCCTGATTGGAGCAGTTGTTGTCACCATTTATTTCGCTTCCGGCGGGTTGTTCGGTGCCGCGCGCGTCAATGCCTTGCAGTTGGTAGTCAAGCTGGTCGGGTTTGGGTTGGCGCTGACTTATTTGCTCAAGTTCAATCAGGCAATGAACTCCATGTTTTATCCACCCACAGGTTCAGCAGAGAAGCTGGAAACGATGAAGAGCTTTACTGGAATTGGCGCTTCGGGAATTCTGCGCTATCTGGCTTTGCTGGTTCCGTCCTTCATCATTTCGCCGGGATTGTTGCAGAAGATTTTCGGCGCGCGGGATGAAAAAGCCGTTCGCACTGGGGTGGCGCTAAACGCCATCTGCCTGTTGTTGTTTGCTTTCGTACCGGCGCTGATGGGAATGATCGCGTTTTACAATTTCCCGGATTTGCCGAATCGCGAATTGGCGTTGCCGATGTTGATGACAAAATCACTGCCGGTTTGGCTGGGAGGATTACTACTCGGAGCCATTTTCGCCGCCGAAGTCAGCACCGCAGATGCCGTGCTATTTATGCTCAGCACTTCACTCAGCAAAGATTTGTACAAGGCTTTCATCCGTCCCGAAGCGGACGACAAACAGTTGCTGAAAGTGGCCAAACTCACCGCTGTTGCCTGCGGTGGACTCGGCGCGTTGCTGGCCATCATTTTGCGGGATGTGATTACGGCGCTGACAATTTTTTATACCTTGCTGTCGTCGGCTCCGCTGCTACCGTTGATTGCAGGCTTATATTCAAAACGAATTTCCGCGCGCGCTGTGATTCCTGCCATGCTGGTTTCAGTGATTGGAACCTTCGCCCTGGATTATTTGACTGCGGGCAAAGGTTTCAGCGCCATTCCTTCCCTGATTTATGGTGTGGGAGCCGGTGCAGTGGTGATGTGGTTGTTGAGTCTGACGGGACCCAAAAAATAG
- a CDS encoding TetR family transcriptional regulator, producing the protein MAAKQFVQDYEDQRRLELIKATYHEVAEKGYSAVTLQDIAKRAGVSKGSTLYYFSTKEELFLGALEWIISVVHERIHEAIASASDPVSKMKAVIGVIFGNAQESRQFFLAYSDFISIGTRNRRFHDLNAKFYEGCCGHDREIIELGMKAGIFRPVDLDDASSMVRALVDGMMMQWFFSSQGTFDDYRRRCERIVLDYLTGGQTIEFAKAA; encoded by the coding sequence ATGGCAGCAAAACAGTTTGTTCAGGATTATGAAGATCAACGCCGCTTGGAGTTAATCAAGGCGACGTATCACGAGGTAGCGGAGAAGGGGTATTCTGCCGTCACTTTACAAGACATTGCTAAGCGTGCTGGCGTTAGCAAAGGGTCAACGCTCTATTATTTCTCTACCAAAGAGGAACTTTTTCTCGGCGCATTGGAATGGATCATTTCCGTGGTGCATGAGCGAATTCACGAAGCGATTGCATCCGCCAGCGATCCGGTTTCCAAAATGAAAGCCGTGATCGGCGTGATCTTTGGCAATGCCCAGGAAAGCCGTCAGTTCTTTTTGGCGTATTCCGACTTTATCAGTATTGGCACTCGCAACCGCCGTTTTCACGATTTGAACGCCAAGTTTTATGAAGGCTGTTGTGGCCATGACCGTGAAATCATCGAACTTGGAATGAAGGCAGGGATTTTCAGGCCTGTTGACCTGGATGATGCAAGTTCGATGGTGCGCGCTCTGGTTGATGGCATGATGATGCAATGGTTCTTTTCGTCTCAGGGAACGTTCGACGATTACCGCCGCCGCTGTGAACGAATCGTTTTAGATTACCTGACCGGTGGCCAAACTATTGAATTCGCAAAAGCAGCCTGA
- a CDS encoding DUF72 domain-containing protein — MREIHIGTQGWNYNDWVGAFYPCGSRATEFLDLYVRAFDTVEIDSSFYAIPSEASIKSWNNRAPNGFTYSLKLPRQITHEQRLHNSEEILVQFCERIRPLGEKLAMVLIQLPPDLSARSWLAFEKFVGILPADIRFAVEFRDSSWVIEPTIDRVLDLLSKHEVAIALVEGQWVQRGLWFQLLDRPTSPLAYVRWMGPRTLTEFSHVQIDRNRELQEWTEGFKFLYQRVKTMYGYFSNYFQGHSPASANQFKRMIGQAVVEPESLIRQPSLF; from the coding sequence ATGCGCGAAATCCACATTGGCACTCAAGGCTGGAATTACAACGACTGGGTTGGGGCATTTTATCCATGTGGAAGTCGGGCAACGGAATTTCTGGATTTGTATGTTCGGGCATTCGACACGGTTGAAATTGATTCGAGCTTTTATGCCATTCCTTCGGAAGCGTCCATCAAATCATGGAACAATCGTGCACCGAACGGATTCACATATTCGCTGAAATTACCGCGGCAGATCACGCACGAACAACGGCTGCATAATTCCGAAGAAATATTGGTGCAATTCTGCGAACGGATTCGCCCTTTGGGCGAAAAGCTGGCGATGGTCTTGATTCAATTACCTCCGGACTTATCCGCGCGATCATGGCTGGCGTTTGAAAAGTTTGTTGGCATTTTACCTGCGGACATCCGGTTTGCTGTGGAGTTCAGGGATTCAAGCTGGGTCATTGAACCGACTATTGATCGCGTTCTGGACTTGCTTTCAAAACACGAAGTTGCCATAGCATTGGTGGAGGGGCAGTGGGTGCAACGCGGGTTGTGGTTTCAATTGCTGGATCGTCCAACTTCGCCATTGGCGTATGTGCGATGGATGGGGCCGCGAACACTGACGGAGTTTTCTCACGTGCAGATTGACCGCAACCGTGAGTTACAGGAATGGACCGAGGGCTTCAAGTTTTTATATCAGCGAGTTAAAACCATGTACGGATATTTCAGTAACTATTTCCAAGGACACTCTCCGGCGTCCGCCAATCAATTCAAACGAATGATTGGGCAAGCGGTCGTCGAACCAGAGTCTCTGATCAGGCAGCCGTCGCTGTTCTGA
- a CDS encoding S41 family peptidase — protein MSFLQFKKLTARQRAILILALVILAFSAINGVLFGDDPESAKPSKEMANDPIVQNYVKALETIEQNYVSPPDKFRLTRGAILEMLHTLDPHSGFFDRREFSEMQDEQGSHFVGIGVTVNQRNERIYVLGVIPGMPAEKAGLQYGDAILAVDGKSAKNWGQSDALKHVRGDYGSEVKITVDRAGEPEPLTFTITRDEVPFPSVRNSFMIRPTVGYVGLTGGFNQDTSEELHSAIAQLKKEGMTSLLLDLRDNPGGLLWQAIEVAETFLPRGMEIVSVRGREGRYQPQVYRSENSDPETVPLVILINGDTASASEIVAGAMQDRGRAWLVGEESFGKGLVQTVYRLMGGTGLTLTTARYYTPSGRLIQRPYNDLGIYDYFYARRETSAMEKARGKTLKSTSSVPPTNDGNKYYTSTGQEVFGGGGIKPNTEIKAQVENIPLRDACFEFARLLVAGMIPNFPEYKVKKVEQINRLRGNEFQLTDSVITAFKEFLRQRPQFKFKESDLGKQLDYIRLRIRAEIITAAYGTEIAGEFLLESDSQTIRAISEIAKAKQLSDQARLFNSAPSRQ, from the coding sequence ATGTCATTCCTCCAATTCAAAAAATTGACGGCCAGACAGCGTGCCATCCTGATTTTGGCGCTGGTAATTTTGGCATTTTCTGCCATCAACGGGGTGCTTTTTGGCGATGACCCGGAATCGGCCAAACCCAGCAAGGAAATGGCCAACGATCCCATCGTGCAAAATTACGTCAAGGCGCTGGAAACCATCGAACAGAATTACGTTAGCCCGCCTGACAAATTCCGTCTGACGCGCGGAGCCATACTGGAAATGTTGCACACGCTTGATCCGCATTCGGGATTTTTCGACCGCCGCGAATTCAGCGAGATGCAAGACGAACAGGGCAGTCATTTCGTCGGAATCGGCGTCACCGTCAACCAGCGAAATGAGCGCATTTACGTGCTGGGAGTCATTCCGGGCATGCCAGCCGAAAAGGCTGGGCTGCAATACGGAGACGCAATTCTGGCCGTGGACGGAAAGTCGGCGAAAAACTGGGGACAATCCGATGCGCTGAAGCACGTTCGCGGCGATTACGGCTCAGAAGTCAAAATCACTGTAGATCGCGCGGGCGAACCGGAACCGTTGACCTTCACCATCACGCGCGACGAGGTTCCGTTTCCCTCGGTTCGGAACAGCTTCATGATTCGACCCACGGTCGGATACGTAGGCTTGACCGGTGGGTTCAACCAGGACACGTCCGAAGAATTGCACAGTGCAATTGCGCAGTTGAAAAAAGAAGGCATGACTTCATTACTGCTGGATTTGCGTGACAATCCGGGAGGATTATTGTGGCAGGCCATCGAAGTAGCCGAAACGTTTTTGCCGCGCGGAATGGAAATTGTCTCGGTTCGCGGGCGCGAAGGCCGCTATCAGCCGCAAGTCTATCGTTCCGAAAACTCCGACCCCGAAACTGTGCCCCTGGTGATTTTGATTAACGGAGATACGGCTTCCGCGTCGGAAATTGTTGCTGGAGCCATGCAGGATCGCGGTCGCGCATGGTTGGTTGGAGAAGAGAGTTTTGGCAAGGGGCTGGTACAAACCGTTTACCGCTTAATGGGCGGAACCGGCCTGACGCTGACGACTGCACGATATTACACGCCAAGCGGACGGCTCATCCAGCGGCCTTATAACGACCTTGGCATTTACGATTATTTTTATGCGCGCCGCGAAACTTCGGCGATGGAAAAAGCCAGAGGCAAGACGTTAAAATCTACCAGTTCCGTTCCTCCTACCAATGACGGCAACAAATACTACACATCAACCGGCCAGGAGGTTTTCGGGGGCGGCGGCATCAAACCCAACACGGAGATCAAGGCCCAAGTTGAGAACATCCCATTGCGGGACGCCTGTTTCGAGTTTGCGCGATTGTTGGTGGCGGGCATGATTCCGAACTTTCCTGAATACAAAGTGAAGAAGGTTGAACAGATCAACCGTTTGCGCGGCAACGAATTTCAATTGACTGATTCCGTCATCACAGCTTTTAAGGAATTCTTGCGACAGCGACCTCAATTCAAGTTCAAGGAAAGCGACCTCGGAAAACAACTGGATTACATACGATTGCGCATTCGGGCTGAAATCATCACGGCAGCATACGGGACGGAAATCGCCGGGGAATTCCTGCTGGAAAGTGATAGCCAAACCATTCGCGCAATTTCCGAAATCGCCAAAGCCAAACAGTTGAGCGATCAGGCGCGACTGTTCAACTCAGCGCCATCAAGGCAATAA
- a CDS encoding sigma 54-interacting transcriptional regulator: MSTDWQPASGSPAERTAQAELQRQNSRLQLLLNLTSSITSNLELQELLRSISANIREVIRCEGVGVYLADSASGSFTLLAMDFPDSKGDHFEGLRLFPAEGDPLRRAFDTLKPVIVSTDELANIHPEGYKIAIAEGIKNHFFVPLTNRGRALGILAVAHTTEDVFTPDDVEFLSQASGQIAIAVENALAYREISELRDKLAQEKLYLEEEIRSEMNFDQIVGDSAALRRVLELVETVAPSDSTVLLLGETGTGKELVARAIHDHSRRKDRTFVKLNCAAIPTGLFESELFGHEKGAFTGAISQKIGRLELADQGTLFLDEVGDVPLEIQPKLLRALQEREFERLGSTRTKRVDTRLVAATNRDLEQMIADREFRSDLYYRLNVFPIRIPPLRERREDIPLLVSYFVQKYAGQMHKRIETIPAAAMKVLTEWDWPGNIRELQNFIERAVILTRGRALEAPLAELRKVRLNKPSHPATPQGHEEIARIVKETINALHDKKTVADEHAQKQREEIVRALTECKGRVGGDDGAAARLGLNRTTLLSRMKKFGLNPKQFS, encoded by the coding sequence ATGAGTACAGACTGGCAACCCGCGTCGGGAAGCCCCGCTGAGCGTACTGCACAAGCAGAGTTACAACGTCAAAACAGCCGGCTTCAGTTGCTGCTGAATCTGACCAGCAGCATCACTTCAAACTTGGAGCTTCAGGAGTTGCTGCGCTCGATTTCAGCCAACATTCGCGAGGTCATACGCTGTGAAGGAGTGGGCGTTTACCTGGCTGATTCGGCGTCAGGAAGTTTCACCCTGCTGGCCATGGATTTTCCGGATAGTAAGGGAGATCACTTCGAAGGCCTGCGACTCTTTCCAGCCGAAGGCGACCCATTGAGGCGGGCGTTTGACACGTTGAAACCGGTCATCGTCAGCACGGACGAGTTGGCGAACATCCACCCCGAAGGATACAAAATCGCAATCGCCGAGGGCATCAAGAATCACTTTTTTGTTCCGCTGACGAACCGCGGTCGCGCGCTCGGAATTCTGGCGGTTGCACACACAACGGAGGATGTCTTCACACCCGATGATGTCGAGTTCCTCAGTCAGGCGTCGGGCCAGATTGCCATCGCGGTGGAGAACGCGCTGGCCTACCGCGAGATTTCCGAACTCAGAGACAAACTCGCCCAGGAAAAGCTCTACCTCGAAGAAGAGATTCGCAGCGAGATGAACTTCGATCAGATCGTCGGCGACAGCGCGGCGCTCCGGCGCGTGCTGGAACTGGTCGAAACGGTCGCGCCCAGCGATTCCACGGTTCTATTGCTCGGCGAAACCGGAACGGGAAAGGAACTCGTCGCCCGCGCCATCCACGACCACAGCCGTCGCAAAGACCGCACCTTCGTCAAGCTCAACTGTGCGGCAATCCCGACGGGGTTGTTCGAAAGCGAATTGTTTGGACATGAAAAAGGGGCCTTCACCGGCGCCATCAGCCAGAAGATAGGGCGGCTGGAACTCGCCGACCAGGGCACGCTTTTTCTGGACGAGGTGGGCGACGTGCCGCTGGAAATCCAGCCGAAGCTCTTGCGCGCTCTGCAGGAGCGCGAATTCGAGCGACTGGGCAGCACCCGGACGAAACGAGTAGACACTCGGCTGGTGGCAGCAACGAATCGCGACTTGGAGCAGATGATCGCTGACCGTGAATTCCGCAGCGACCTCTATTACCGGCTCAACGTCTTTCCGATTCGCATCCCGCCGTTGCGGGAGCGGCGTGAAGACATTCCGCTGCTGGTGAGTTATTTCGTGCAGAAGTACGCCGGGCAGATGCATAAGCGGATCGAGACGATCCCGGCAGCCGCCATGAAAGTGCTGACCGAATGGGACTGGCCTGGAAATATCCGGGAGTTACAGAACTTCATTGAGCGCGCCGTGATCCTGACGCGGGGCCGTGCGTTGGAAGCGCCCCTCGCGGAACTGCGCAAGGTTCGCTTGAACAAACCATCGCATCCTGCGACGCCGCAAGGCCACGAAGAGATTGCCCGCATTGTGAAAGAAACGATCAACGCCCTCCATGACAAGAAAACTGTTGCTGACGAACACGCTCAGAAACAGCGCGAAGAGATCGTGCGCGCACTCACCGAATGCAAGGGGCGCGTCGGCGGCGATGATGGCGCTGCCGCACGTTTAGGGCTAAATCGCACAACACTGCTTTCTCGGATGAAAAAGTTCGGCCTGAATCCCAAGCAGTTTTCTTGA
- a CDS encoding TolC family protein, whose amino-acid sequence MNKRIVSLLAIIILMASPLDGLAQQKEERASGEVSAGASGEILSLEDAISLALRDNRQVKNAQLAVGKAEDQVAATRTFRLPKFEFNALATQNLTGLDFTFTKGVLGNYQNVGPIPDRDIKLRTPLRPTAILNGQVTMPLSQQYRLGLNVKQVALSGDVAREQLRSQQQAVVNNVKRTYYAILQTQSALQSVQTALRFYRELDRVTGDYVVQQVALKADELDVKTKLAKAETEALTVGNQLATLKEQLNQLMGRDIGADFSVNPAPELAWVELDVAAARTQALEARPEIREARLRVKQAELDKRVKRSEYIPDVSLALVYVSPRNFDDFVPKNFAGVGFQMNWEVFDWGRKKRQLAEKEKTIEQANNSLREVENNVRIEVGAKFRELQQARQALRVAKLKQETARENMRVSLNKYQVKAALLSDALQTQAALADADYQYQQALLAFWTARADYEKAIGGDK is encoded by the coding sequence ATGAATAAGCGGATTGTTTCTCTGCTGGCGATCATTATCCTGATGGCAAGCCCGCTCGACGGCTTGGCGCAGCAAAAAGAAGAAAGAGCTTCGGGAGAAGTATCGGCGGGAGCTTCGGGAGAAATCTTGTCGCTGGAGGATGCCATCTCGCTGGCGCTGCGCGACAACCGCCAGGTCAAGAACGCGCAATTGGCCGTCGGCAAAGCCGAAGATCAAGTGGCGGCGACGCGCACCTTTCGCCTGCCGAAGTTCGAATTCAATGCGCTCGCCACACAAAACCTGACGGGGCTGGATTTCACCTTCACCAAGGGTGTGCTGGGCAACTACCAAAACGTCGGCCCGATCCCGGATCGCGACATCAAGCTGAGGACGCCGCTGCGGCCCACGGCCATTCTCAACGGCCAGGTGACGATGCCGCTTTCGCAACAGTACCGCCTGGGCCTGAACGTCAAACAGGTCGCCTTATCCGGCGACGTGGCTCGCGAGCAACTGCGGTCGCAGCAGCAAGCGGTCGTCAACAACGTCAAGCGAACCTACTACGCAATCCTGCAAACGCAGAGCGCGCTGCAAAGCGTTCAGACGGCGCTGCGGTTCTACCGCGAATTGGATCGGGTAACGGGTGATTACGTGGTGCAGCAAGTGGCGCTCAAAGCGGACGAGCTAGATGTCAAAACGAAACTGGCCAAGGCCGAGACCGAGGCGCTGACCGTCGGCAATCAACTGGCCACGTTGAAGGAGCAGCTCAATCAATTGATGGGGCGCGACATCGGCGCTGATTTCAGCGTCAACCCGGCGCCGGAACTGGCGTGGGTGGAACTGGACGTTGCGGCGGCTCGCACGCAGGCGCTGGAAGCAAGGCCGGAAATCAGAGAGGCGCGGCTGCGCGTCAAGCAGGCGGAACTGGACAAGCGTGTGAAGCGGTCCGAATACATCCCGGACGTCAGTCTGGCGCTGGTTTATGTCTCCCCGCGCAATTTCGATGACTTCGTTCCCAAGAACTTCGCCGGCGTCGGGTTTCAGATGAACTGGGAGGTCTTCGATTGGGGGAGAAAGAAACGCCAACTGGCGGAAAAAGAGAAGACCATCGAGCAGGCGAACAACAGTTTGCGTGAAGTGGAAAATAACGTTCGGATCGAGGTCGGGGCAAAATTCCGCGAACTGCAACAAGCGCGGCAGGCCTTGCGCGTGGCCAAGCTCAAGCAGGAAACAGCGCGCGAAAACATGCGCGTGTCACTCAATAAATACCAGGTGAAAGCGGCTCTGCTGTCGGACGCGCTGCAAACGCAGGCCGCGTTGGCCGATGCGGACTATCAATATCAACAGGCGCTGCTGGCCTTCTGGACGGCGAGAGCTGATTACGAAAAAGCGATCGGAGGAGACAAATGA
- a CDS encoding efflux RND transporter periplasmic adaptor subunit, with product MKQKRLKAVAVSAALLLVVVLSVAMFKPRSKAVEKPPTPVKVAAVELNAAGSGEQRYSATIIPRTQVELAFKVGGYVDAIEQVRGVDGRMRDLQEGDPITAGAVLARVRQSDYQVKVRQAESQAHEAKTGIDVSKAQYQEALSGVAASKAQLAEAEAAYEKAKLDFDRAQSLFASQSLTKANYDAAKAQFEATTAKVAAARSQVGMIQARADSAKAQIEVIEARSRGAQAVVQEATIPLQDTALRAPLSGVVLQKSVEKGTLVSPGKTGFIVADTSSVKAVFGVADVAVPEMKLGSTLSVESEALPGTEIRGQITSIFPAADPKSRAFNVEVTIPNASYLLRPGMIVSLKVGTQQAAPAQPVVPLNAVMKAKGNPNGYAVFVVTEEGGRQVARLRDVKLGESYGNTVAVTDGVKPGDRVITTGGTMVNDGDPVKVIP from the coding sequence ATGAAACAGAAACGATTGAAAGCGGTGGCCGTGAGCGCGGCGCTCCTGTTAGTTGTTGTGTTGTCAGTGGCGATGTTTAAGCCTCGGTCCAAAGCGGTGGAAAAACCGCCGACGCCAGTGAAAGTCGCGGCGGTCGAGTTGAACGCCGCAGGCAGTGGGGAGCAGCGGTATTCGGCCACGATCATCCCGCGCACGCAGGTGGAGCTGGCCTTCAAGGTGGGCGGCTACGTGGACGCGATCGAGCAGGTGCGCGGCGTGGATGGCCGGATGCGCGACCTGCAGGAAGGTGACCCCATCACCGCCGGCGCAGTGCTGGCGCGCGTGCGCCAGAGCGATTATCAGGTCAAGGTCAGACAGGCTGAATCGCAGGCCCACGAGGCCAAAACCGGCATTGACGTGAGCAAAGCGCAATACCAGGAAGCGCTCTCCGGCGTCGCTGCGAGCAAGGCGCAACTGGCCGAGGCCGAGGCGGCGTATGAAAAAGCCAAACTCGACTTTGACCGTGCGCAAAGCCTGTTCGCCAGCCAGAGCCTGACCAAAGCCAATTACGACGCGGCCAAGGCGCAGTTCGAAGCGACGACGGCCAAAGTCGCCGCCGCCCGCTCGCAAGTCGGCATGATCCAGGCCAGAGCCGATTCCGCCAAAGCGCAGATCGAAGTCATCGAAGCCAGGTCAAGAGGGGCACAGGCGGTCGTGCAGGAAGCAACGATTCCCCTGCAAGACACCGCGCTCCGGGCGCCGCTCAGCGGAGTCGTGCTGCAAAAATCGGTCGAGAAAGGGACGTTGGTCTCGCCCGGCAAAACAGGATTCATCGTCGCCGACACGTCTTCGGTCAAAGCGGTCTTCGGTGTGGCGGACGTCGCCGTGCCGGAAATGAAACTTGGCAGCACGCTCAGCGTCGAGAGCGAAGCACTGCCCGGCACGGAAATTCGCGGACAAATCACGTCCATTTTTCCCGCCGCCGACCCCAAGAGCCGAGCCTTCAACGTCGAAGTGACAATCCCGAATGCGAGCTACCTGCTGCGACCGGGAATGATTGTCTCGCTCAAAGTGGGAACTCAGCAGGCCGCGCCAGCGCAGCCGGTCGTGCCCCTGAACGCGGTGATGAAAGCGAAGGGCAACCCAAATGGCTACGCCGTGTTCGTGGTGACGGAAGAAGGCGGGCGGCAGGTCGCACGACTGCGCGACGTGAAGCTGGGCGAATCCTACGGCAACACAGTGGCCGTGACGGACGGAGTGAAGCCGGGCGACCGCGTGATCACAACCGGCGGCACGATGGTCAATGACGGTGATCCGGTCAAGGTGATTCCTTGA